From Coffea arabica cultivar ET-39 chromosome 10e, Coffea Arabica ET-39 HiFi, whole genome shotgun sequence, one genomic window encodes:
- the LOC113712943 gene encoding peroxisomal ATPase PEX1 isoform X1 has protein sequence MEFEVRVVGGIESCFASLPLSLIHTLQSTSISGSLPPLLPLELRSIRNHDKLWHVSWSGCASSSSAIEIAQLYAECIELLDRTVVQVKVTPNVPKATLVTIEPHTEDDWEILELNSEHAEEAILKQVGIVHEAMRFPLWLHGQTSVTFLVVSTLPKNPVVQLVPKTEVAVAPKRRKRNSDSHKDSSIPTSESRHPETKALLRVQDLDKKYVSRHNVHGVEMEVSLTSAVFLHPETASRYSFNSLQLLLMVRRPLSKENKSNDGKDNLRMRGSRMEKEANNGNSIDKQEHSQAVVRLLISESVAKGHVMLSQPLRFYLRAGLHSWVYVKTWSGSLKQDIPFIKLSPCQLEKLHEDEAFENDGTDVLVGQKNFKANQMLFRTNSGAEMGMIDWSIHERIIAALCNKSPGDEDQKDGTESGIKKGLLTFLQAWCQAQCDAIISNSGLQVSSLMLGSKTLVHFTVEGKFFDQPGKLQGPKVGLFKRQHKAGERSADILFILSITDESMHAKKMDAYEISFDHRKENGEDKSLESLLPKLHLSDGVCIYAVNEQVSDKNSGLAISSLNWMGTAASDVINRLTALLSRNSVLMLSNYELPLPGHVLIYGPPGSGKTLLATVAAKSVQDNVEILAHVVNVCCSRLTSEKHSNIRQALSGYISEALDHAPSVVIFDDLDSLISSSPNPEVQQQSLYSVGLAQFLLDIMDEYEEKQGRMCGIGPIAFIATAQSLTNVPQTLSSSGRFDCHVKLPAPAAAERAALLKHEFQKRHLECHDDVISDIASKCDGYDAYDIEILVDRSVHTAVGRFLSSDLGSKEQVKPTLVRDDFLHAMHEFLPVALRDLTKPPSEGRHSGWEDIGGLDDIRNSIKEMIELPSEFPNIFAQAPLRMRTNVLLYGPPGCGKTHIVGAAAAACSLRFISVKGPELLNKYIGASEQAVRDIFSKAAAAAPCLLFFDEFDSIAPKRGHDNTGVTDRVVNQFLTELDGVEVLTGVFVFAATSRPDLLDAALLRPGRLDRLLFCDFPSEHERLDILRVLSRKLPLAGDVDLGFVARMTEGFSGADLQALLSDAQLEAVHDLLGNEDDKRSKKMPIISDTLLKSIASKAKPSVSESEKRRLYDIYRQFLDSKRSIAAQSRDAKGKRATLA, from the exons aTGGAATTTGAGGTGAGAGTGGTAGGAGGAATAGAGAGCTGCTTTGCTTCTCTGCCACTTTCTTTAATCCATACTCTTCAATCCACCTCTATCTCCGGTTCCCTCCCTCCACTTCTCCCTCTTGAACTTCGTTCAATCCGCAATCATGATAAACTCTGGCATGTTTCTTGGTCTGGGTGTGCTTCATCTTCTTCAGCCATAGAG ATTGCTCAGCTGTATGCAGAGTGTATTGAGTTGTTAGACCGTACTGTTGTTCAAGTAAAGGTGACCCCAAATGTTCCAAAAGCTACTCTGGTGACTATAGAGCCACATACTGAGGATGATTGGGAGATTCTGGAGCTTAATTCCGAGCATGCTGAGGAAGCAATTTTGAAGCAG GTGGGAATTGTGCATGAAGCAATGAGATTTCCTTTGTGGTTGCATGGGCAAACTAGTGTTACATTTCTTGTTGTCTCAACCTTGCCAAAGAATCCGGTAG TTCAACTCGTCCCAAAAACTGAGGTTGCTGTTGCTCCAAAAAGGCGTAAAAGGAATTCTGATTCTCATAAGGACTCGTCTATACCCACTTCAGAGAGTCGGCATCCTGAAACAAAGGCTCTTCTGCGGGTCCAGGATTTAGATAAGAAATATGTTAGCAGACATAACGTCCATGGTGTTGAGATGGAGGTGTCACTAACTTCTGCTGTCTTCCTTCATCCAGAGACCGCTTCAAGGTATTCGTTCAACTCTCTTCAGCTTTTGTTGATGGTACGCAGACCTCTGTCCAAAGAGAACAAAAGTAACGATGGAAAGGATAACCTGAGAATGAGAGGTAGTAGAATGGAAAAAGAAGCCAACAATGGGAATTCAATAGATAAACAGGAGCACAGTCAAGCAGTTGTCCGACTATTAATATCAGAATCAGTGGCCAAAGGACATGTAATGCTTTCTCAGCCTCTTCGTTTTTATTTGAGAGCAGGCTTACACTCAT GGGTATATGTGAAGACATGGAGTGGTAGTCTGAAGCAAGATATTCCTTTCATAAAACTTTCACCTTGCCAGTTAGAAAAGCTTCACGAGGATGAAGCTTTTGAAAACGATGGTACAGATGTTTTGGTTGGTCAGAAAAATTTCAAAGCCAATCAAATGCTTTTCAGGACAAATTCCGGTGCAGAGATGGGTATGATTGATTGGTCAATCCATGAGAGGATTATTGCTGCTCTTTGTAATAAATCTCCTGGGGACGAGGACCAAAAAGATGGCACTGAGTCAGGCATTAAGAAGGGTTTATTAACTTTTTTGCAGGCATGGTGTCAAGCTCAATGTGATGCAATTATTTCAAATTCGGGTCTTCAAGTTAGTTCATTGATGCTAGGTAGTAAAACTTTAGTTCACTTTACAGTGgaaggaaaattttttgaccAGCCTGGAAAGTTACAAGGACCAAAAGTTGGTCTTTTTAAACGACAACATAAAGCTGGTGAACGATCTGCTGACATCCTATTCATCCTTTCCATTACTGATGAGTCTATGCATGCCAAAAAGATGGATGCGTATGAAATATCTTTTGATCACCGCAAGGAAAATGGCGAAGACAAAAGCTTAGAAAGTTTGCTTCCAAAATTGCATTTGAGCGACGGTGTATGCATATATGCTGTTAATGAGCAAGTCTCTGACAAGAACTCTGGTTTGGCAATATCTTCACTGAACTGGATGGGTACAGCTGCATCTGATGTAATAAACAGGTTAACAGCTTTACTGTCTCGAAATTCTGTGCTTATGTTGAGTAACTATGAACTTCCTTTGCCCGGGCATGTTCTGATTTATGGACCTCCAGGTTCTGGAAAAACATTACTGGCCACAGTGGCTGCAAAATCTGTTCAAGATAATGTAGAAATTCTGGCTCACGTTGTCAATGTATGTTGTTCAAGACTGACTTCAGAAAAGCACTCAAATATTCGGCAAGCACTTTCAGGCTACATATCTGAAGCTCTGGATCATGCACCTTCTGTTGTTATATTTGATGATCTTGACAGCCTCATTTCATCTTCGCCTAATCCAGAAGTGCAGCAACAATCATTATATTCAGTGGGGCTCGCACAATTTCTTCTTGATATTATGGATGAATATGAGGAAAAGCAGGGAAGGATGTGTGGAATTGGCCCTATTGCTTTTATAGCTACTGCTCAATCATTGACTAATGTACCACAGACATTGAGCTCTTCTGGAAGATTTGACTGTCATGTTAAGTTGCCAGCACCTGCTGCTGCAGAACGTGCAGCATTGTTGAAGCATGAATTCCAGAAGCGCCACTTGGAATGTCATGATGATGTCATTTCAGACATAGCATCCAAGTGTGATGGATATGATGCATATGATATAGAAATACTTGTTGATAGGTCTGTACATACTGCTGTGGGTCGCTTCCTGTCCAGTGATTTGGGTTCTAAGGAGCAAGTCAAGCCCACTTTAGTTAGGGATGATTTCTTGCATGCCATGCATGAATTCCTTCCAGTTGCCTTGCGTGACCTTACTAAGCCTCCTTCTGAAGGTCGTCATTCTGGTTGGGAGGATATTGGTGGCCTTGATGACATCCGGAATTCCATAAAAGAGATGATTGAGTTGCCTTCTGAGTTCCCAAACATCTTTGCTCAAGCTCCTTTAAGGATGCGCACCAATGTTCTCCTATATGGCCCCCCTGGTTGTGGAAAGACACACATTGTTGGTGCTGCTGCTGCAGCTTGTTCATTACGGTTTATCTCAGTTAAAGGGCCTGAGTTGCTTAACAAATACATTGGGGCTTCTGAGCAAGCTGTTCGAGATATATTCTCTAAAGCAGCTGCAGCAGCACCGTGCCTTCTCTTTTTTGATGAATTTGATTCGATTGCCCCAAAGAGAGGGCATGATAATACAGGTGTGACTGATCGAGTAGTTAATCAATTTCTGACAGAATTAGATGGTGTGGAAGTCTTGACTGGTGTATTTGTCTTTGCTGCCACAAGTAGGCCAGATTTGCTTGATGCTGCACTTCTCCGTCCTGGAAGGCTGGATCGCCTTCTTTTCTGTGATTTTCCTTCAGAACATGAGAGGTTGGACATTCTTAGAGTGCTTTCAAGAAAGCTACCGTTGGCTGGTGACGTGGACTTGGGCTTTGTAGCTCGCATGACTGAAGGGTTCAGTGGAGCTGACCTCCAAGCACTTCTTTCAGATGCACAGCTAGAAGCAGTTCATGACCTTTTGGGTAATGAAGATGATAAGAGGAGCAAGAAGATGCCAATAATCTCTGACACTCTTTTGAAATCCATTGCCTCCAAGGCAAAGCCATCAGTCTCAGAATCCGAGAAGCGCAGGTTGTATGACATATACAGACAATTTTTGGATTCAAAGAGATCTATTGCTGCACAG TCAAGAGATGCCAAGGGCAAAAGAGCAACCCTGGCATAG
- the LOC113712943 gene encoding peroxisomal ATPase PEX1 isoform X2 — MEVSLTSAVFLHPETASRYSFNSLQLLLMVRRPLSKENKSNDGKDNLRMRGSRMEKEANNGNSIDKQEHSQAVVRLLISESVAKGHVMLSQPLRFYLRAGLHSWVYVKTWSGSLKQDIPFIKLSPCQLEKLHEDEAFENDGTDVLVGQKNFKANQMLFRTNSGAEMGMIDWSIHERIIAALCNKSPGDEDQKDGTESGIKKGLLTFLQAWCQAQCDAIISNSGLQVSSLMLGSKTLVHFTVEGKFFDQPGKLQGPKVGLFKRQHKAGERSADILFILSITDESMHAKKMDAYEISFDHRKENGEDKSLESLLPKLHLSDGVCIYAVNEQVSDKNSGLAISSLNWMGTAASDVINRLTALLSRNSVLMLSNYELPLPGHVLIYGPPGSGKTLLATVAAKSVQDNVEILAHVVNVCCSRLTSEKHSNIRQALSGYISEALDHAPSVVIFDDLDSLISSSPNPEVQQQSLYSVGLAQFLLDIMDEYEEKQGRMCGIGPIAFIATAQSLTNVPQTLSSSGRFDCHVKLPAPAAAERAALLKHEFQKRHLECHDDVISDIASKCDGYDAYDIEILVDRSVHTAVGRFLSSDLGSKEQVKPTLVRDDFLHAMHEFLPVALRDLTKPPSEGRHSGWEDIGGLDDIRNSIKEMIELPSEFPNIFAQAPLRMRTNVLLYGPPGCGKTHIVGAAAAACSLRFISVKGPELLNKYIGASEQAVRDIFSKAAAAAPCLLFFDEFDSIAPKRGHDNTGVTDRVVNQFLTELDGVEVLTGVFVFAATSRPDLLDAALLRPGRLDRLLFCDFPSEHERLDILRVLSRKLPLAGDVDLGFVARMTEGFSGADLQALLSDAQLEAVHDLLGNEDDKRSKKMPIISDTLLKSIASKAKPSVSESEKRRLYDIYRQFLDSKRSIAAQSRDAKGKRATLA; from the exons ATGGAGGTGTCACTAACTTCTGCTGTCTTCCTTCATCCAGAGACCGCTTCAAGGTATTCGTTCAACTCTCTTCAGCTTTTGTTGATGGTACGCAGACCTCTGTCCAAAGAGAACAAAAGTAACGATGGAAAGGATAACCTGAGAATGAGAGGTAGTAGAATGGAAAAAGAAGCCAACAATGGGAATTCAATAGATAAACAGGAGCACAGTCAAGCAGTTGTCCGACTATTAATATCAGAATCAGTGGCCAAAGGACATGTAATGCTTTCTCAGCCTCTTCGTTTTTATTTGAGAGCAGGCTTACACTCAT GGGTATATGTGAAGACATGGAGTGGTAGTCTGAAGCAAGATATTCCTTTCATAAAACTTTCACCTTGCCAGTTAGAAAAGCTTCACGAGGATGAAGCTTTTGAAAACGATGGTACAGATGTTTTGGTTGGTCAGAAAAATTTCAAAGCCAATCAAATGCTTTTCAGGACAAATTCCGGTGCAGAGATGGGTATGATTGATTGGTCAATCCATGAGAGGATTATTGCTGCTCTTTGTAATAAATCTCCTGGGGACGAGGACCAAAAAGATGGCACTGAGTCAGGCATTAAGAAGGGTTTATTAACTTTTTTGCAGGCATGGTGTCAAGCTCAATGTGATGCAATTATTTCAAATTCGGGTCTTCAAGTTAGTTCATTGATGCTAGGTAGTAAAACTTTAGTTCACTTTACAGTGgaaggaaaattttttgaccAGCCTGGAAAGTTACAAGGACCAAAAGTTGGTCTTTTTAAACGACAACATAAAGCTGGTGAACGATCTGCTGACATCCTATTCATCCTTTCCATTACTGATGAGTCTATGCATGCCAAAAAGATGGATGCGTATGAAATATCTTTTGATCACCGCAAGGAAAATGGCGAAGACAAAAGCTTAGAAAGTTTGCTTCCAAAATTGCATTTGAGCGACGGTGTATGCATATATGCTGTTAATGAGCAAGTCTCTGACAAGAACTCTGGTTTGGCAATATCTTCACTGAACTGGATGGGTACAGCTGCATCTGATGTAATAAACAGGTTAACAGCTTTACTGTCTCGAAATTCTGTGCTTATGTTGAGTAACTATGAACTTCCTTTGCCCGGGCATGTTCTGATTTATGGACCTCCAGGTTCTGGAAAAACATTACTGGCCACAGTGGCTGCAAAATCTGTTCAAGATAATGTAGAAATTCTGGCTCACGTTGTCAATGTATGTTGTTCAAGACTGACTTCAGAAAAGCACTCAAATATTCGGCAAGCACTTTCAGGCTACATATCTGAAGCTCTGGATCATGCACCTTCTGTTGTTATATTTGATGATCTTGACAGCCTCATTTCATCTTCGCCTAATCCAGAAGTGCAGCAACAATCATTATATTCAGTGGGGCTCGCACAATTTCTTCTTGATATTATGGATGAATATGAGGAAAAGCAGGGAAGGATGTGTGGAATTGGCCCTATTGCTTTTATAGCTACTGCTCAATCATTGACTAATGTACCACAGACATTGAGCTCTTCTGGAAGATTTGACTGTCATGTTAAGTTGCCAGCACCTGCTGCTGCAGAACGTGCAGCATTGTTGAAGCATGAATTCCAGAAGCGCCACTTGGAATGTCATGATGATGTCATTTCAGACATAGCATCCAAGTGTGATGGATATGATGCATATGATATAGAAATACTTGTTGATAGGTCTGTACATACTGCTGTGGGTCGCTTCCTGTCCAGTGATTTGGGTTCTAAGGAGCAAGTCAAGCCCACTTTAGTTAGGGATGATTTCTTGCATGCCATGCATGAATTCCTTCCAGTTGCCTTGCGTGACCTTACTAAGCCTCCTTCTGAAGGTCGTCATTCTGGTTGGGAGGATATTGGTGGCCTTGATGACATCCGGAATTCCATAAAAGAGATGATTGAGTTGCCTTCTGAGTTCCCAAACATCTTTGCTCAAGCTCCTTTAAGGATGCGCACCAATGTTCTCCTATATGGCCCCCCTGGTTGTGGAAAGACACACATTGTTGGTGCTGCTGCTGCAGCTTGTTCATTACGGTTTATCTCAGTTAAAGGGCCTGAGTTGCTTAACAAATACATTGGGGCTTCTGAGCAAGCTGTTCGAGATATATTCTCTAAAGCAGCTGCAGCAGCACCGTGCCTTCTCTTTTTTGATGAATTTGATTCGATTGCCCCAAAGAGAGGGCATGATAATACAGGTGTGACTGATCGAGTAGTTAATCAATTTCTGACAGAATTAGATGGTGTGGAAGTCTTGACTGGTGTATTTGTCTTTGCTGCCACAAGTAGGCCAGATTTGCTTGATGCTGCACTTCTCCGTCCTGGAAGGCTGGATCGCCTTCTTTTCTGTGATTTTCCTTCAGAACATGAGAGGTTGGACATTCTTAGAGTGCTTTCAAGAAAGCTACCGTTGGCTGGTGACGTGGACTTGGGCTTTGTAGCTCGCATGACTGAAGGGTTCAGTGGAGCTGACCTCCAAGCACTTCTTTCAGATGCACAGCTAGAAGCAGTTCATGACCTTTTGGGTAATGAAGATGATAAGAGGAGCAAGAAGATGCCAATAATCTCTGACACTCTTTTGAAATCCATTGCCTCCAAGGCAAAGCCATCAGTCTCAGAATCCGAGAAGCGCAGGTTGTATGACATATACAGACAATTTTTGGATTCAAAGAGATCTATTGCTGCACAG TCAAGAGATGCCAAGGGCAAAAGAGCAACCCTGGCATAG